The following are from one region of the Gossypium hirsutum isolate 1008001.06 chromosome D03, Gossypium_hirsutum_v2.1, whole genome shotgun sequence genome:
- the LOC107950879 gene encoding protein ALP1-like, whose product MGPARGLKKRRKVEKKPEENASASSEKERSIDWWDELSRKIVGLQSPSKGPDKFKSVFKISRKTFNYICSLVKEDMMAKPGSFTFSNGKPVSFEDQVAVALRRLSSGESLVIVGDLFGLHHSTVSQLTWRFVEAMEERGLHHLRWPSTEEEMMEIKSKFEKIHGLPNCCGVIDTTHIMMCLPSSDPASKVWLDHKKNHSMVLQAIVDPEMRFRDIVTGWPGKIDDWLVFQSSNFYELCDKGERLNGKNFMLPEGSEIREYIIGDVGYPLLPYLIIPYEGKELPELRAEFNKRHSATRLVAHRALARLKEMWKIIQGVMWRPDKHKLPRIILVCCLLHNIVIDLEDDVQDEMPLSHDHDSGYRQRVCGSVDIKGVHLRDKLSLYLSGKSPQ is encoded by the exons ATGGGTCCTGCGAGAGGGttaaagaaaagaaggaaggTAGAGAAGAAGCCTGAAGAAAATGCTTCTGCTTCTTCAGAGAAGGAAAGGTCTATTGATTGGTGGGATGAGCTTTCCAGGAAGAT TGTAGGTCTTCAATCGCCATCTAAGGGTCCGGATAAGTTCAAAtctgttttcaaaatttccaGAAAAACCTTCAACTATATATGTTCACTTGTGAAGGAAGATATGATGGCTAAGCCAGGAAGTTTTACATTTTCAAATGGTAAACCTGTGTCTTTCGAAGATCAAGTGGCTGTAGCTTTAAGAAGGCTAAGCTCTGGTGAATCGCTGGTGATAGTTGGTGACTTGTTCGGGCTGCACCACTCAACCGTCTCACAACTGACATGGCGCTTTGTGGAGGCCATGGAAGAAAGGGGCCTTCACCACCTGCGATGGCCTTCGACTGAAGAAGAAATGATGGAAATAAAATCCAAATTCGAAAAGATTCACGGTCTTCCCAATTGCTGTGGTGTGATTGACACTACTCACATTATGATGTGTTTGCCTTCATCGGACCCTGCAAGTAAAGTATGGCTCGATCACAAGAAGAATCACAGCATGGTCTTGCAGGCAATTGTAGACCCTGAAATGAGATTCAGGGACATAGTCACTGGCTGGCCAGGTAAAATCGATGACTGGTTGGTTTTTCAGAGTTCGAATTTCTATGAACTGTGTGATAAAGGGGAGAGATTGAATGGGAAAAATTTTATGCTCCCCGAAGGATCCGAAATAAGGGAATACATAATCGGAGATGTAGGCTATCCTCTACTACCCTATCTCATAATACCGTACGAGGGGAAAGAACTACCCGAGTTAAGAGCTGAGTTCAATAAAAGGCATTCGGCAACCCGGCTAGTAGCACACAGGGCATTGGCTAGGCTGAAGGAAATGTGGAAGATCATCCAAGGGGTAATGTGGAGACCTGACAAACATAAGTTGCCAAGGATCATCCTGGTTTGCTGCTTGCTTCATAACATCGTTATCGACTTGGAAGATGATGTGCAGGATGAAATGCCATTGTCTCATGACCATGATTCTGGCTACCGCCAACGGGTTTGTGGGTCTGTTGACATCAAAGGTGTACACCTGAGAGATAAACTTTCTCTCTACTTGTCAGGGAAATCACCACAATAA